A portion of the Homalodisca vitripennis isolate AUS2020 chromosome 2, UT_GWSS_2.1, whole genome shotgun sequence genome contains these proteins:
- the LOC124354144 gene encoding facilitated trehalose transporter Tret1-like has translation MILHCGNSGLWFQIFAGISVSMGAFASSSLLAWVTPILPELLSPNSEIPMTPEEASWMISIPELADLVTPIPAGLLADRLGRKPMILASAPLFTLGWSIIIYYKTYNSLLIARCIQGAAVGIVYTVVPVYLGEIASTDSRGAITSLFFIFSWLGYLFEYCTGPFFSFSNYTLLTLATTVLFFVLVWILPESPYYCLMKGDRKEAYRSLLWFRRSSEELLRKEFDMMKLTIDEDQVQETSWMEVISNPADRKALYLMLFAGSLRILSGTMPLLSYATETFQNSPDLFIAPKYITMVLGLVLVSGAFVSFFTLDLLGRRSLLIISSLGSSIALCIAGTYYFLETKTSVDVSQYNWVAPAAVLVYAVVDVGGLYPVNTAYTSELFKSNTRAIAASISTLITTFFTFVTLKFYQTFIDLFGIYFNFFMFSGLCFIGTIISYLIMPETKNKTFSQIRKELVSSRNKIC, from the coding sequence TAAGTATGGGAGCTTTCGCATCATCATCGTTGTTGGCCTGGGTGACACCAATTCTTCCTGAGCTTCTGAGTCCAAATAGTGAGATTCCAATGACTCCTGAAGAAGCATCCTGGATGATATCCATCCCTGAGTTGGCCGACTTGGTCACTCCAATCCCTGCTGGACTATTGGCAGACCGCTTAGGGAGAAAACCAATGATCCTTGCCTCAGCCCCTCTCTTTACTCTAGGTTGGTCGATCATCATCTACTACAAAACTTACAACTCTCTTCTAATTGCTCGTTGTATACAAGGTGCTGCCGTGGGAATTGTGTATACTGTGGTTCCTGTATACCTCGGGGAGATTGCTAGTACTGATTCCCGAGGAGCAATTACCAGTCTCTTCTTCATCTTCAGCTGGCTGGGTTATCTATTTGAGTACTGCACAGGACCTTTCTTCTCCTTCTCCAATTATACACTTTTGACTCTTGCTACTACAGTACTTTTCTTTGTGCTCGTCTGGATATTACCGGAAAGTCCGTATTACTGTCTAATGAAAGGTGACAGGAAAGAAGCCTACCGATCCTTGTTGTGGTTCCGACGTTCATCTGAAGAATTGCTCCGGAAAGAGTTTGACATGATGAAACTCACCATAGATGAGGATCAAGTACAAGAGACGTCCTGGATGGAAGTCATTTCAAATCCTGCTGACAGGAAAGCACTTTATCTCATGCTATTTGCAGGATCCCTTCGAATTTTGAGTGGAACAATGCCACTGCTATCCTATGCCACAGAGACATTCCAGAATTCTCCTGATCTTTTCATCGCTCCTAAATACATCACTATGGTTCTTGGTCTAGTTTTAGTTTCTGGAGCATTTGTAAGTTTCTTCACTTTAGACTTACTCGGTCGACGATCTCTTTTGATCATATCATCTCTCGGATCTTCCATTGCTTTATGTATTGCCGGAACTTACTATTTCTTAGAAACAAAAACAAGTGTAGACGTGTCTCAGTACAACTGGGTGGCTCCTGCTGCAGTCTTGGTATATGCAGTAGTCGACGTGGGTGGTCTGTACCCAGTTAACACTGCATATACTTCAGAATTATTCAAATCTAACACTCGTGCCATTGCAGCCAGTATTTCTACCCTGATAACAACATTCTTCACCTTTGTAACACTGAAATTCTACCAGACATTCATAGACCTCTTTGGGATATATTTCAATTTCTTCATGTTCAGTGGTCTTTGCTTTATCGGTACTATCATATCATATTTGATCATGCCAGAAACGAAGAACAAAACCTTCTCACAAATAAGAAAAGAACTAGTGTCAtcgagaaataaaatttgttaa